The following coding sequences lie in one Musa acuminata AAA Group cultivar baxijiao chromosome BXJ3-1, Cavendish_Baxijiao_AAA, whole genome shotgun sequence genomic window:
- the LOC135629761 gene encoding small ribosomal subunit protein mS78 (rPPR3a)-like, whose translation MAATLRRTLRSPLFRCRLSPLSTTTSADDPKPSSSPSDTTSAAKSAVRLESDPDRLAALFEAAARHPSFYGDRPIYHISIRKLARHRRPDLIERLLEGAKSDPKAPKSEGFLLRLLSLYADAGMLDHAVRTFEAMPGLGCRRSERSLCALLSAFLKNGRVDRLREAFDRAPGEFGVTPGVASYNVLLKALCVSGEVDRARSLLDEMPERGIEPDIICHDTVLDGYLKKGDHAGFDKVLEEISRKNLRPDTGTYNCRIAALCAKGKSLEAAELLEEMKANGIQPDRISFNILIDGFRKEGNMDSAMKVFERMKAVKRPDGGAMSPNFKTYIVLLQGLVEKAEFDEAVEICRECLERKWPPPLETVRGLLDGLTKSSCVEEAKDVMARMRKAIRGDARDAWKEIEAAVSLGEAPK comes from the coding sequence ATGGCGGCGACACTACGTCGAACGCTCAGATCCCCACTCTTCCGCTGCCGCCTCTCCCCACTCTCCACTACCACCTCGGCCGATGACCCCAAGCCCAGCTCCTCCCCGTCTGACACCACCTCTGCCGCTAAGTCGGCCGTCCGCTTGGAGTCCGACCCGGACCGTCTCGCAGCCCTCTTCGAGGCCGCCGCCCGCCACCCTTCCTTCTACGGCGACCGCCCCATCTACCACATCTCGATCCGTAAGCTCGCCCGCCACCGCCGCCCCGACCTCATCGAGCGCCTCCTCGAGGGCGCTAAGTCGGATCCCAAAGCCCCCAAGTCGGAGGGCTTCCTCCTCCGCCTGCTCTCCCTCTATGCCGACGCCGGCATGCTCGACCACGCCGTCCGCACCTTCGAGGCCATGCCTGGCCTCGGATGCCGGCGCTCCGAGCGCTCACTTTGCGCCCTCCTGTCCGCCTTCCTCAAGAACGGCCGCGTCGACCGACTTCGGGAGGCCTTCGATCGCGCCCCCGGAGAGTTCGGCGTCACTCCGGGCGTCGCCTCGTACAATGTCCTGCTGAAAGCTCTCTGCGTTAGCGGCGAAGTCGACAGAGCACGCTCCTTGCTCGACGAAATGCCCGAAAGGGGCATCGAGCCCGACATCATCTGCCACGACACGGTCTTGGATGGTTATCTAAAGAAAGGCGACCACGCCGGATTCGATAAGGTTCTCGAGGAGATCAGCAGGAAGAATCTTAGGCCAGACACCGGCACCTACAATTGTAGGATCGCGGCGCTCTGTGCGAAAGGCAAGAGCTTAGAGGCGGCGGAGTTGTTGGAGGAGATGAAAGCAAACGGAATCCAGCCGGATCGGATCAGCTTCAACATCTTGATCGACGGGTTCCGCAAGGAAGGAAACATGGACTCGGCTATGAAGGTTTTCGAGAGAATGAAGGCTGTCAAGAGGCCGGACGGCGGTGCAATGTCGCCCAACTTCAAGACCTACATTGTGTTGCTGCAGGGTCTGGTGGAGAAGGCGGAGTTCGACGAGGCAGTGGAGATCTGCAGGGAGTGTTTGGAGAGGAAATGGCCGCCGCCGTTGGAGACGGTGAGAGGACTGCTGGATGGATTGACGAAGAGTTCGTGTGTGGAGGAGGCAAAGGACGTGATGGCGAGGATGAGGAAGGCGATCAGGGGCGACGCGAGAGACGCTTGGAAGGAGATCGAAGCGGCGGTGTCTCTCGGTGAGGCTCCAAAATAA
- the LOC135629729 gene encoding protein BPS1, chloroplastic-like, whose amino-acid sequence MFLVQKNSLHRFPFFPSSPPKSPPASLARPFEDALSARLLSLLPLPDSSPSLALSWLARAVRLLALTLSDAAALLPDATSSSDRDAVAAYLDSGVALLDACNAASAEVDRLLRRRLHLRFALHLLSSSDEGRNPEKLSRARGSLAEWRSSSPRPTGDLVRSLAPAQPSRGKLSAVRRAIYAVEAVSFLLSGVLASALGGGDVAALVPADLPWANEYRKVAAAVSHKLAGDRAPAELKAVESAVKKMTDVMEGIQSNGDGDDAESLRKAVEATEKATGELTESLDALSGAVNELFRSALALRNTALHGFRAGPAGCK is encoded by the coding sequence ATGTTTCTTGTGCAGAAGAACTCGCTTCACCGTTTCCCTTTCTTCCCCTCTTCTCCCCCCAAATCTCCGCCTGCCTCCTTGGCACGACCCTTCGAGGACGCCCTTTCCGCCCGCCTCCTCTCGCTCCTCCCCCTCCCCGACTCCTCCCCGTCCCTCGCCCTCTCCTGGCTCGCCCGCGCCGTGCGTCTCCTCGCCCTCACCCTCTCCGATGCCGCCGCCTTGCTCCCTgacgccacctcctcctccgacCGCGACGCCGTCGCCGCATACCTCGACTCCGGCGTCGCCCTTCTCGACGCCTGCAACGCCGCCTCCGCCGAGGTCGACCGCCTCCTCCGCCGTCGCCTCCACCTCCGCTTCGCcctccacctcctctcctcttccgACGAGGGCCGGAACCCGGAGAAGCTAAGCCGGGCGAGGGGCTCCTTGGCCGAGTGGCGGAGCTCCTCTCCCCGCCCGACCGGCGACTTGGTCCGGTCCCTCGCGCCCGCCCAGCCCTCCCGTGGCAAGCTCTCCGCCGTCCGTAGGGCGATCTACGCCGTGGAGGCCGTCTCCTTCCTGCTGTCCGGCGTCCTCGCGTCCGCCCTCGGCGGTGGGGACGTTGCCGCTCTCGTCCCCGCCGACCTCCCGTGGGCGAACGAATACCGCAAGGTGGCCGCGGCGGTCTCCCACAAGCTAGCCGGCGACCGCGCCCCCGCCGAGTTGAAGGCGGTGGAATCGGCGGTCAAAAAGATGACGGACGTCATGGAAGGGATCCAATCAAACGGTGACGGAGACGACGCCGAAAGCTTACGGAAAGCGGTCGAAGCGACGGAGAAAGCGACAGGCGAGTTGACGGAGTCGTTGGACGCCTTATCAGGCGCCGTCAACGAGCTGTTCCGTTCCGCGTTGGCGTTGCGGAACACGGCGTTACATGGCTTCCGTGCCGGTCCGGCGGGATGTAAATAG
- the LOC135585609 gene encoding uracil-DNA glycosylase, mitochondrial-like, protein MEQAISTWSDQSSTQMRRDGLWRSRQIDTTGVATVRGHSRGEEMAASAKTLAELLHPAKRLRPLSPSTKIQISKSSSARTPEQKKTTETNKALARSKRDLRICTDIIEKSRDSAEGMEHAKLEELLVEETWLEALEGELQKPYAKNLCRFVEREMRGSVPIYPPPHLIFDALHRTPFHQVKAVIIGQDPYHGPGQAMGLAFSVPEGIKVPSSLVNIFKELREDVGCSLPSHGNLERWAVQGVLLLNAVLTVRKHQANSHAKKGWEPFTDAIIQTISQKKTGVVFLLWGNSAQAKSRLIDESKHHILRAAHPSGLSANRGFFGCRHFSQTNQILEKLNLSPIDWQL, encoded by the exons ATGGAACAAGCCATCTCAACTTGGTCTGACCAGAGCTCGACCCAAATGCGAAGGGACGGACTTTGGCGGTCCCGCCAAATCGACACGACAGGAGTCGCGACTGTCCGCGGGCACTCGAGGGGAGAAGAAATGGCCGCCTCCGCCAAAACCCTAGCGGAGCTCCTCCACCCCGCCAAGCGCCTCCGTCCCCTCTCCCCCTCGACCAAAATCCAGATCTCCAAGTCCTCCTCTGCCCGGACTCCCGAGCAGAAGAAGACGACCGAGACCAACAAAGCCCTGGCGCGATCGAAGCGGGACCTCCGGATCTGCACCGACATAATCGAGAAATCGAGAG ATTCAGCCGAAGGGATGGAGCATGCGAAGCTGGAGGAGCTTTTGGTGGAGGAGACGTGGTTGGAGGCTCTCGAGGGGGAGCTCCAGAAACCGTACGCGAAGAACCTGTGCAGGTTCGTGGAGAGGGAGATGCGTGGGAGCGTCCCGATCTACCCTCCGCCGCACCTTATATTCGATGCTCTCCACCGGACGCCTTTCCATCAAGTGAAGGCAGTGATCATCGGGCAG GATCCTTATCATGGACCTGGTCAAGCCATGGGTCTTGCTTTCTCGGTGCCGGAGGGTATCAAGGTTCCTTCCAGTTTAGTCAACATATTTAAGGAACTCAGGGAGGATGTTGGGTGTTCTTTGCCATCGCATGGAAATTTAGAGAGATGGGCTGTGCAG GGGGTTCTTCTGCTGAATGCTGTCCTCACCG TTAGGAAACATCAGGCTAATTCACATGCTAAAAAAGGATGGGAGCCGTTTACTGATGCTATTATTCAAACAATTTCACAGAAGAAAACAGGAGTTGTTTTCCTCCTCTGGGGGAATTCTGCCCAAGCAAAATCAAG ATTGATCGACGAGTCAAAGCATCATATCCTAAGAGCAGCTCATCCATCTGGTCTTTCAGCCAACAGAGGGTTCTTCGGATGCAG GCATTTCTCTCAGACGAACCAGATACTGGAGAAACTTAACCTTTCTCCCATAGATTGGCAACTCTGA
- the LOC135585769 gene encoding pentatricopeptide repeat-containing protein At5g66520-like, translating to MLPSLTKYVKSDLRTLSLLRHPRLSMREAKRIHAHLLVTGTISDPYVAGKLVAFCAVSDRGDLDYAGLVFRCLPCRSAFLWNTMIRAHVERGRPADALCLYYQMFAAGFLPNNYTFSFLLRACLDRDSLSDGRKFHAMIVGLGWESYDFVQNGLIHMYSYCGCVDSARKLFDCSSNRDVISWTAMINGYAKLGKLDAARELFDRMPERNAVSWSAMITMYAQFGRFKEALEVFSEMQLARVRPNHAGIVGALSACGSLGALDQGKWIHVFAERNGMELDKILGTALIDMYAKCGCVNNALEIFHSMPERDVYAYTAMISGLSNSRHIEEAMDLFSRMEEEGVRPNEVTFICVLSACGRMGLVDRGREIFESMEGVYKIKPGVEHHGCLVDLLGRAGLVEEAKKVVREMPMEPDSYVLGALLNACSMHGEAELGRETVESLKKLGLDHGGVHVLMSNMCASADRWEDVARVRRDMEMRKVMKVPGCSMIEVDGVACEFIAGDRSHAQMKEILVAIKRIDMQLRSFGDDTFAIEFEQNP from the coding sequence ATGCTACCTTCGTTGACCAAATACGTCAAGTCCGACCTCCGAACCCTCTCCCTCCTCCGCCACCCCCGCCTCTCCATGCGCGAAGCCAAGCGAATCCACGCCCACCTCCTCGTCACCGGCACCATCTCCGACCCCTACGTCGCCGGCAAGCTCGTCGCCTTCTGCGCCGTCTCCGACCGCGGCGACCTCGACTACGCGGGCCTCGTCTTCCGCTGCCTCCCCTGCCGCTCCGCGTTCCTCTGGAACACCATGATCCGAGCCCACGTCGAGAGGGGGCGTCCCGCCGACGCCCTTTGCCTTTATTACCAGATGTTTGCCGCCGGCTTCCTGCCCAACAACTACACCTTCTCGTTCCTGCTCCGCGCCTGCCTCGACCGCGATTCCTTGTCGGACGGCCGCAAGTTCCACGCCATGATCGTAGGGCTGGGTTGGGAGTCGTACGATTTCGTTCAGAACGGGCTGATTCATATGTACTCTTATTGCGGCTGCGTCGACTCCGCCCGCAAGCTGTTCGACTGTAGCTCCAACAGAGACGTCATTTCGTGGACTGCGATGATTAACGGGTACGCTAAGTTGGGAAAATTGGATGCTGCTCGCGAGCTGTTCGATCGGATGCCTGAAAGAAATGCAGTTTCTTGGAGTGCTATGATCACTATGTATGCCCAATTCGGGAGATTCAAAGAAGCGCTGGAAGTCTTCAGCGAGATGCAGCTTGCCAGGGTTCGGCCTAATCATGCGGGCATCGTTGGTGCTCTGTCCGCCTGCGGTTCTCTCGGGGCTTTGGACCAGGGGAAGTGGATTCATGTGTTTGCAGAAAGGAATGGAATGGAGTTGGACAAAATCCTAGGAACTGCATTGATCGATATGTATGCCAAATGCGGATGTGTCAATAATGCCTTGGAAATCTTTCATTCGATGCCCGAGAGAGATGTGTATGCATACACAGCAATGATCTCAGGTTTATCGAACAGTAGGCACATCGAGGAGGCGATGGATCTATTCAGCAGAATGGAAGAGGAAGGAGTGAGGCCGAACGAGGTCACTTTTATCTGTGTCCTAAGTGCATGTGGACGAATGGGTCTGGTAGACAGAGGGAGGGAGATCTTTGAGAGTATGGAGGGGGTCTACAAGATCAAGCCAGGAGTAGAGCACCATGGGTGCTTGGTGGATCTCTTGGGCAGAGCAGGACTCGTCGAGGAAGCAAAGAAGGTGGTGAGAGAGATGCCCATGGAGCCAGACTCATATGTGTTGGGTGCCTTGTTAAATGCGTGTAGCATGCATGGAGAGGCAGAACTAGGGAGGGAAACTGTCGAGAGCTTAAAGAAGCTGGGCCTTGATCACGGTGGAGTGCATGTGTTGATGTCAAACATGTGTGCCTCAGCTGATAGGTGGGAGGATGTTGCTAGGGTGAGGAGGGATATGGAGATGAGGAAGGTGATGAAAGTGCCAGGTTGTAGCATGATTGAGGTCGATGGTGTAGCTTGTGAATTTATTGCCGGAGACAGATCTCACGCACAGATGAAGGAAATTTTGGTGGCGATAAAGCGGATCGACATGCAACTTCGGTCTTTTGGTGATGATACTTTTGCGATAGAATTTGAACAGAATCCTTAG
- the LOC103979794 gene encoding two-component response regulator ORR6-like encodes MSSSRGGNGCGGEGERQIHVLAVDDSSVDRAMIARILRSSKYRVTTVDSGKKALELLGLEPDVNMIITDYWMPEMTGYELLKRVKESSELREIPVVIMSSENVPNRINRCLAEGAEDFLLKPVRPSDVSRLCSRI; translated from the exons ATGTCGTCGTCGAGAGGAGGGAATGGTTGCGGCGGAGAAGGAGAGCGCCAAATCCATGTCTTGGCCGTGGACGACAGCTCCGTCGACCGGGCGATGATCGCCAGGATCCTCCGCAGCTCCAAGTACAGAG TGACGACGGTGGACAGCGGGAAGAAGGCACTGGAGCTGCTGGGACTG GAACCGGACGTGAACATGATCATCACGGATTACTGGATGCCGGAGATGACAGGGTACGAGCTTCTCAAAAGAGTAAAG GAATCCTCGGAGCTGAGGGAGATCCCTGTGGTGATCATGTCGTCCGAGAACGTCCCCAACAGGATCAACAG GTGTTTGGCAGAAGGAGCTGAGGATTTCCTGCTGAAGCCCGTTCGACCATCCGATGTGTCTCGGTTGTGCAGTCGAATCTGA
- the LOC135628282 gene encoding uncharacterized protein LOC135628282, producing the protein MAAAIATADPRGRHSPGRRVDDKNLVFDQMGIRDELLRGIYAYGFEKPSAIQQRAVVPIIQGRYVIAQAQSGTGKSSMIALYVVLVSATFPKEILEMTNKFMADPIRVLVKRDELMLEGINQFFVAVEHDKWKFGTFT; encoded by the exons ATGGCTGCCGCAATTGCTACGGCGGACCCTCGGGGTCGGCATTCCCCGGGCCGTCGAGTCGACGACAAGAACCTAGTGTTCGACCAGATGGGGATCCGCGACGAACTTCTTCGGGGCATCTACGCCTACGGGTTCGAGAAGCCATCCGCGATCCAGCAGCGGGCCGTGGTCCCCATCATCCAAGGCCGCTACGTCATCGCCCAGGCACAGTCCGGTACCGGAAAGTCCTCGATGATCGCCCTCTAC GTTGTTTTGGTATCTGCAACTTTTCCCAAAGAAATTCTGGAGATGACCAACAAGTTCATGGCCGACCCCATAAGAGTCCTTGTAAAGCGTGATGAACTGATGTTGGAG GGCATCAATCAATTCTTTGTTGCTGTCGAGCACGACAAATGGAAATTTGGCAC GTTCACTTGA